A genomic segment from Borrelia puertoricensis encodes:
- a CDS encoding DUF603 domain-containing protein: MNREKKSFDDYIVYFNEDRLSDIVKDMGVSRANMCKMRRKWESRDVNNMDSASKLTISKDTLINILIRASESNLQASNIKSQFSIVKN; this comes from the coding sequence ATGAATAGAGAAAAGAAGTCATTTGATGATTATATTGTGTATTTTAATGAAGATAGGCTTAGTGATATTGTAAAAGATATGGGAGTCAGTCGTGCTAATATGTGTAAGATGAGACGTAAATGGGAAAGTAGAGATGTTAATAATATGGATAGTGCTTCCAAACTAACAATAAGTAAAGATACACTAATTAATATTTTAATTCGGGCATCTGAGAGTAATTTGCAAGCAAGTAATATTAAAAGCCAGTTCAGTATAGTCAAAAATTAG
- the bdr gene encoding Bdr family repetitive protein translates to MGLAQPVITQQMVIAELTKAGIKRDIAIDLSYRYYRNELTYKDIEFLKENFDIKLEKVESLLHAEIKSVKTDLDNKIDTKFNELDNKIDNVRSELKSDIKELDNKIDTKFNELDNKINNVSNEVSLVRKDMEINRMDLDNKLDKTASEFKSTLRLHGWMFGTLITLNIGIFLALMSLLVK, encoded by the coding sequence ATGGGACTTGCACAGCCTGTTATTACTCAACAAATGGTTATAGCTGAACTTACTAAAGCCGGTATTAAAAGAGATATTGCTATTGATTTGTCTTATAGATATTATCGTAATGAGCTGACTTACAAAGATATTGAATTCTTAAAAGAAAACTTTGATATAAAACTTGAAAAAGTTGAATCACTCTTACACGCTGAGATTAAATCTGTCAAAACCGACCTGGATAACAAAATTGATACTAAATTTAATGAACTTGATAACAAGATTGACAATGTTAGAAGTGAACTAAAATCAGACATTAAGGAGCTTGATAATAAGATTGATACTAAATTTAATGAACTTGATAATAAGATTAATAATGTTAGCAATGAGGTTTCTCTTGTTAGAAAAGATATGGAAATTAATAGGATGGATCTTGATAATAAACTTGATAAAACCGCATCAGAATTTAAGAGTACATTAAGACTTCATGGTTGGATGTTTGGTACCCTTATCACACTTAATATAGGAATATTCTTAGCATTAATGTCATTATTAGTAAAGTAA
- a CDS encoding variable large family protein: MKRITLCALFLTLFLLLSCGSGSASAEDPKTTFLNSIANLGKGFLDVFTSLSDMITGALGIKADTKKSDIGKYFNDIENTMTSVKKKLQDQVAKNGNYLKVKEVVDTFITNTLDKIAEGAKTAAKGATGDVTIGNAVKNEDAKPADATSVNALVKGIKEMVGVVLKDKGNADANGAKIEDTERKSIGKLLGKGAADGTESHAAAASASIGAVTGADILKAIASSGDAAAGGVDIDQAKNAAEIAAAKADSKDLKADQKDAVVAAGIALRAMAKDGKFAAKNNEDKSANAVNGVAASAVGKTLSTLIIAIRNTVDSGLKTINAALATVTQEDKFVDSTTPADSTASGQ, translated from the coding sequence ATGAAAAGAATTACTTTATGTGCGTTATTTTTGACTTTATTTTTACTTCTTAGCTGTGGCAGTGGGAGTGCTAGTGCTGAGGATCCTAAAACCACTTTCTTAAACTCTATTGCTAATTTAGGTAAAGGGTTCTTAGATGTTTTTACTTCTCTTTCTGATATGATTACTGGGGCTTTGGGTATTAAGGCTGATACTAAGAAATCTGACATTGGTAAGTATTTCAATGATATTGAAAACACTATGACATCTGTTAAAAAGAAGTTACAAGATCAAGTTGCTAAGAATGGGAATTATCTAAAAGTAAAGGAAGTTGTTGATACCTTTATCACTAACACATTAGATAAAATTGCAGAAGGGGCTAAGACAGCTGCTAAAGGGGCTACTGGTGATGTTACTATTGGCAATGCTGTTAAAAATGAGGATGCTAAACCCGCAGATGCTACAAGTGTCAACGCTCTTGTTAAAGGAATTAAAGAAATGGTTGGTGTAGTTTTAAAGGATAAAGGAAATGCAGATGCTAATGGTGCTAAAATTGAAGATACTGAGAGGAAATCAATTGGTAAGTTGCTTGGGAAAGGTGCCGCTGATGGTACAGAATCACATGCTGCTGCAGCTAGTGCTTCAATCGGAGCAGTAACCGGCGCTGATATTCTAAAAGCTATTGCTAGTTCTGGTGATGCTGCTGCTGGTGGAGTTGATATTGATCAAGCAAAGAATGCTGCTGAGATTGCGGCTGCTAAGGCTGATAGTAAAGATTTAAAAGCAGACCAAAAAGACGCGGTTGTTGCTGCTGGTATAGCACTTCGAGCTATGGCTAAGGATGGTAAATTTGCTGCTAAGAATAATGAAGATAAATCTGCTAATGCAGTTAATGGTGTTGCTGCTAGTGCTGTTGGTAAGACTTTAAGTACTCTAATAATAGCAATAAGAAATACTGTTGATAGTGGATTGAAAACAATTAATGCAGCTCTTGCTACAGTTACACAAGAAGATAAATTTGTAGATTCTACTACACCTGCAGACTCAACAGCTAGTGGACAATAA
- a CDS encoding variable large family protein, translated as MKRITLCALFLTLFLLLGCGSGSTNAENPQSRFLKSLISLGNDFLNVFTSLSDMVGGILGFNNTTKKSDVGNYFKTIEKSLTTTKTSLEKIIADMKSENNPNAEATDTAVQSLITNTLDKIIAGSKTVSEAIGSDTNDLLGNVAAQNNGGAAGTEVDKLVKGIKSIVDVVLQGKGNPEAGTEKKADDLGDRSNNAADGEAGKVFAIANDPKKSAVDALKAVGAVTGADILQAMVKDNDDSAKLAKETSGNVTVAPKDSTIAGGIALRAMTKGGKFANDNAGTEEVTAAVKGAAVSTVTKALGTLTIAIRKTIDRGLKEVKDSMKFNSADPSVTTYRQILEAKKN; from the coding sequence ATGAAAAGAATTACTTTATGTGCGTTATTTTTGACTTTATTTTTACTTCTTGGATGTGGCAGTGGGAGTACTAATGCTGAGAATCCTCAGAGTAGATTCTTAAAATCTCTTATTAGTTTAGGTAATGACTTCTTAAATGTTTTCACTTCCCTTTCTGATATGGTTGGAGGGATTTTAGGTTTTAATAATACTACTAAAAAGTCTGATGTTGGGAACTACTTTAAGACTATAGAAAAAAGCTTAACAACAACTAAGACATCTCTTGAGAAAATTATTGCTGATATGAAATCTGAGAATAATCCTAATGCAGAGGCTACTGATACCGCTGTACAATCTCTAATTACTAATACTCTTGATAAGATAATTGCGGGTTCTAAAACTGTTAGTGAGGCTATTGGTTCTGATACTAATGACCTGCTTGGTAATGTTGCTGCTCAGAATAACGGTGGTGCTGCTGGTACTGAAGTCGATAAGTTAGTAAAGGGTATTAAATCAATTGTGGATGTGGTACTTCAAGGCAAAGGAAATCCTGAGGCGGGTACCGAAAAAAAAGCTGATGATCTTGGAGATAGAAGTAATAATGCTGCTGATGGTGAGGCAGGTAAGGTGTTTGCTATTGCTAATGATCCTAAAAAATCAGCTGTTGATGCTCTTAAGGCTGTTGGAGCTGTAACTGGAGCTGACATCTTACAAGCTATGGTTAAAGATAATGATGATTCTGCTAAATTAGCTAAAGAAACAAGTGGTAATGTTACTGTTGCTCCTAAGGATTCAACTATTGCAGGAGGAATAGCGTTAAGAGCTATGACTAAAGGTGGTAAATTCGCTAATGATAATGCTGGAACCGAGGAGGTTACTGCTGCAGTTAAGGGAGCAGCTGTAAGTACTGTAACTAAAGCATTGGGTACTCTTACAATAGCAATAAGAAAAACAATTGACAGAGGACTTAAGGAAGTTAAAGATTCTATGAAATTTAATTCTGCAGATCCTTCTGTAACTACTTATAGGCAGATCCTTGAAGCTAAGAAAAACTAA
- a CDS encoding variable large family protein, producing MKRITLCALFLTLFLLLSCGSGTTSAEDPKTTFLNSIANLGKGFLDVFTSLSDMVGGVLGFNTNTKKSDVGNYFKKVHDTVQGTKDKLEKIVTDMKSENNPNAASTETAINKLVSETLNKIIDGAKTASEAIGTTGDELLGNVAADNNGGAAGTEVDKLVQGIKSIVDVVLKDKGNPEAGDDKKAEDGNSARNNDGAGKLFDGSTGAGADDRKAAADAAKAIGAVIGADILQAMVKDNGNATKLAKNNAGIAASGVAAPKDAEVAGGIALRAMAKGGKFANGNNVADAKKIVEGATVSAVTKALNTLTIAIKNTIDLGLKTVKDAVKFNFTDTPITNDNQIPETKNNK from the coding sequence ATGAAAAGAATTACTTTATGTGCGTTATTTTTGACTTTATTTTTACTTCTTAGTTGTGGTAGTGGTACTACTAGTGCTGAGGATCCTAAAACCACATTTTTAAACTCTATTGCTAATTTAGGTAAAGGGTTCTTAGATGTTTTTACTTCTCTTAGTGATATGGTTGGAGGTGTTTTAGGTTTTAATACTAATACTAAAAAGTCTGATGTTGGGAACTACTTTAAGAAAGTTCATGATACTGTACAAGGCACTAAGGATAAGCTTGAGAAAATTGTTACTGATATGAAATCTGAGAATAATCCTAATGCTGCTAGTACTGAGACTGCTATTAATAAATTAGTTAGTGAAACACTTAATAAGATAATTGATGGTGCTAAGACCGCTAGTGAGGCTATTGGTACTACAGGTGATGAGCTACTTGGTAATGTTGCTGCTGATAATAATGGCGGTGCTGCTGGTACTGAAGTCGATAAACTAGTACAGGGTATTAAATCAATTGTAGACGTGGTACTTAAAGACAAAGGAAATCCTGAAGCGGGGGATGATAAAAAGGCTGAAGATGGTAATAGCGCAAGGAATAATGACGGTGCAGGTAAATTGTTTGATGGTAGTACTGGAGCTGGTGCGGATGATAGAAAAGCAGCAGCTGATGCTGCTAAGGCTATTGGTGCTGTAATTGGGGCTGATATTTTGCAAGCTATGGTTAAAGACAATGGCAATGCTACTAAATTAGCTAAGAATAATGCTGGTATTGCTGCTTCCGGTGTTGCTGCTCCTAAAGATGCGGAAGTTGCAGGAGGTATTGCACTTAGAGCAATGGCTAAAGGTGGTAAGTTTGCTAATGGAAATAATGTTGCTGATGCAAAGAAAATAGTAGAAGGAGCGACTGTAAGTGCAGTAACCAAGGCACTAAATACTTTAACTATTGCTATAAAAAATACTATTGACTTGGGGCTTAAAACCGTTAAAGATGCTGTGAAATTTAATTTTACTGATACTCCTATAACTAATGATAATCAGATCCCTGAAACCAAGAATAACAAATAG
- the bdr gene encoding Bdr family repetitive protein gives MQDSSLHSVESTQIFNGHITEEIIYQEFVKMGMQDFIANDLSKRYYRNELTYRDIEYLETTFNLKLEMLERSLKSEVIFVKTELDNKIDSVENNLNVKIDNVRNELKSDIKDLDNKIDNVRNEVSLVRKDMEINRVELDNKLDKTASEFKSTSRLHNWMFGTLITLNIGIFLTLMSIVYSLLSK, from the coding sequence ATGCAAGATTCATCACTACATTCTGTTGAGAGTACACAAATTTTTAATGGGCATATTACAGAGGAGATTATATACCAAGAATTTGTTAAGATGGGTATGCAAGATTTTATTGCGAATGATCTCTCTAAAAGATATTACCGTAATGAACTGACTTATAGGGATATTGAGTATTTAGAGACTACTTTTAACCTTAAGCTTGAAATGTTAGAGCGTAGTTTAAAATCTGAAGTTATTTTTGTGAAAACCGAACTTGATAACAAAATAGACTCTGTTGAGAATAACTTAAATGTGAAGATTGATAATGTTAGAAATGAGTTAAAATCTGACATTAAGGATCTTGATAATAAGATCGATAATGTTAGAAATGAGGTTTCTCTTGTTAGAAAAGATATGGAAATTAATAGGGTGGAGCTTGATAATAAACTTGATAAAACCGCATCAGAATTTAAAAGTACATCAAGATTACATAATTGGATGTTTGGAACTCTAATTACCCTAAATATAGGAATTTTTTTAACATTAATGTCTATAGTGTATTCATTGTTAAGTAAGTAA
- a CDS encoding DUF226 domain-containing protein, translating to MQSVLECLKEKKLEIKDKVKSRGLFIKIEKIDNKTIYHTKIMNDFYAFGIDEKQKDKFFISFRKLFNQLKVEWFSLFPIKESDKFLGIHYGYRKPLQNIIVRYEHEGVSKTYTFSKVYYIEFRFKKGSVFCYIKGIYRLIKKERLQTTYNNLLLSRMLNLEEQVYEFYNKKLPKGGIITKWIEKNLK from the coding sequence ATGCAGAGCGTGTTAGAATGCCTTAAAGAGAAAAAGTTAGAAATTAAGGATAAAGTAAAAAGCAGAGGTCTTTTTATAAAAATAGAAAAAATTGATAACAAAACAATATATCACACAAAGATAATGAATGATTTCTATGCGTTTGGAATTGATGAAAAACAAAAGGATAAATTCTTTATTTCATTTAGAAAGCTATTTAATCAATTAAAAGTAGAGTGGTTTAGTTTATTTCCTATAAAAGAAAGTGATAAATTTTTAGGCATTCATTATGGCTATAGAAAGCCTTTACAAAACATTATAGTAAGATATGAGCATGAAGGAGTATCTAAAACATATACCTTTTCAAAAGTTTATTACATAGAATTTAGATTTAAAAAAGGAAGTGTGTTTTGTTATATTAAGGGAATTTATCGTTTAATTAAAAAAGAAAGGTTACAGACAACTTATAATAATTTGCTGCTTAGTCGAATGCTCAATTTAGAAGAACAAGTATATGAATTTTATAATAAGAAACTACCTAAAGGAGGCATTATAACTAAATGGATAGAAAAAAACCTAAAATAA
- the bdr gene encoding Bdr family repetitive protein, translated as MQDSSLHSVESTQIFNGHITEEIIYQEFVKMGMQDFIANDLSKRYYRNELTYKDIEYLESNFNLKFEMLERSLKSEIIFVKTELDNKIDSVESNLNVKIDTKFNDLDNKIDIVKNELKSEISLVRKDMEINKMELNSKLDKTTSEFKSTSRLHNWMFGTLITLNIGIFLTLISIVYSLLNK; from the coding sequence ATGCAAGATTCGTCATTACATTCTGTTGAGAGTACACAAATTTTTAATGGGCATATTACAGAAGAGATTATATATCAAGAATTTGTAAAGATGGGTATGCAAGATTTTATTGCAAATGATCTCTCTAAAAGATATTACCGTAATGAATTGACTTATAAAGACATTGAGTATTTAGAGAGTAATTTTAATCTTAAGTTTGAGATGTTAGAACGTAGTTTAAAATCTGAAATTATTTTTGTGAAAACTGAACTTGATAACAAAATAGACTCTGTTGAGAGTAATTTAAATGTAAAGATTGATACCAAATTTAATGACCTTGATAACAAAATAGACATTGTTAAAAATGAGTTAAAATCTGAGATTTCTCTTGTTAGAAAAGATATGGAAATTAATAAAATGGAGCTTAATAGTAAACTTGATAAAACCACATCAGAATTTAAAAGTACATCAAGACTACATAATTGGATGTTTGGTACCCTTATCACACTTAATATAGGAATATTTTTAACATTAATATCCATAGTCTATTCATTGTTAAATAAATAA
- a CDS encoding Mlp family lipoprotein, whose translation MNHQYKQGYTDFKTWLENNPQKQKELADAFTEAYDFLEEQRKKHAPNEKFDEYITNAILANDGNGKISYNTQNGKYGNTVAQYFEERTFGGNSISIFFAAQLIESITTSFKTKSNEKTFEHVIANISYQTSQLKQYWPEETN comes from the coding sequence ATCAACCACCAGTATAAACAAGGATACACAGACTTTAAAACATGGCTTGAAAATAATCCACAAAAACAAAAAGAATTGGCTGATGCGTTTACTGAAGCTTATGATTTCTTAGAGGAACAAAGAAAAAAACATGCACCTAACGAAAAGTTTGATGAATATATAACAAATGCTATTCTTGCTAATGATGGTAATGGTAAGATTTCATATAATACTCAAAACGGTAAATATGGAAACACCGTAGCTCAATACTTTGAGGAAAGGACGTTTGGGGGAAATTCTATAAGTATCTTCTTTGCAGCACAGCTTATAGAAAGTATAACCACATCATTCAAAACCAAAAGCAATGAAAAAACTTTCGAACATGTTATAGCAAACATATCGTATCAAACAAGTCAGTTGAAACAATACTGGCCAGAGGAAACAAATTAG
- a CDS encoding variable large family protein, with translation MTLFLLLSCGSGTASAEDPKTTFLTSIANLGKGFLDVFTSLSDMVAGVFGIKAETKKEDIGKYFTSIETTMNTVKKKLNTVVAENGKYSKVKEVVDTFITGTLDKIAAGAKEAAKGAIGGAVGEVVKSDSAGNGPDAESIKSLVKGIKTIVDVVLKSNEGNATATKTAEGDKKDIGKLFENKDSATETEAAKASASIGAVTEADILKAIAKSGETADNSKDIEAATDAASIAAAKKEDNKKEIKDSAKKDAIIAVGITLRAMAKSGKFAAKSNEEKSAHAVNGVAANAVGKTLSTLIIAIRNTVDSGLRSISDALATVTQEDKSAEITTPADSTASGQ, from the coding sequence ATGACTTTATTTTTACTTCTTAGCTGTGGGAGTGGTACTGCTAGTGCTGAGGATCCTAAAACCACATTTTTAACTTCTATTGCTAATTTAGGTAAAGGGTTCTTAGATGTTTTTACTTCTCTTTCTGATATGGTTGCTGGGGTCTTTGGCATTAAGGCTGAGACTAAAAAGGAAGATATTGGTAAGTATTTCACTTCTATCGAGACAACGATGAATACAGTTAAAAAGAAATTAAACACTGTGGTGGCAGAGAATGGTAAATATTCAAAGGTAAAGGAAGTTGTTGATACGTTTATTACAGGCACATTAGACAAGATTGCTGCTGGTGCAAAGGAAGCTGCTAAAGGGGCTATTGGTGGAGCTGTTGGTGAAGTCGTGAAATCTGATTCTGCTGGGAATGGTCCTGATGCAGAGAGTATAAAGAGTCTAGTTAAAGGAATAAAAACTATTGTTGACGTAGTTTTAAAATCAAATGAGGGAAATGCTACTGCTACTAAAACAGCAGAAGGTGATAAAAAAGACATTGGAAAATTATTTGAAAATAAGGATAGTGCTACTGAAACTGAGGCTGCTAAGGCTAGTGCATCAATCGGAGCAGTAACTGAGGCTGACATCTTAAAAGCTATTGCTAAGTCTGGAGAGACTGCTGATAATAGCAAAGATATTGAGGCGGCGACAGATGCTGCAAGTATTGCTGCTGCTAAGAAGGAAGATAATAAAAAAGAAATTAAAGATTCAGCAAAGAAAGATGCAATTATTGCTGTTGGCATAACACTTCGGGCAATGGCTAAGAGTGGTAAGTTTGCTGCTAAGAGTAATGAAGAAAAATCTGCTCATGCAGTCAATGGTGTTGCTGCTAATGCTGTTGGTAAAACTTTAAGTACTCTTATTATTGCTATTAGAAATACTGTTGATAGTGGGTTAAGGTCAATTAGTGATGCTCTTGCTACAGTTACACAAGAAGATAAGTCTGCAGAAATTACTACACCTGCAGACTCAACAGCTAGTGGACAATAA
- a CDS encoding Vsp/OspC family lipoprotein, whose product MKRITLCALLMTLFLLISCNTSGKDLTDDEVAKSDGTVIDLAKITKNIKDSVAFAKSVKEIHSLVKSIDTLAKAIGKKIQNQDQSPLTNDAGNGHNTTLIAGVFQIVLTVSSKLTELEKDVAISAVLKTKVTEAKTKSTEFLAKLKGEAATLGVASGAATSDDAKKAIDITGDGSKGGNELKALNTSIDALLKDAEAAVTSAINALTTPVKP is encoded by the coding sequence ATGAAAAGAATTACTTTATGTGCGTTATTAATGACTTTATTTTTACTTATTTCTTGTAATACTTCAGGAAAAGATCTTACAGATGATGAAGTGGCTAAATCTGATGGCACTGTTATTGATTTAGCTAAAATAACTAAGAACATCAAAGACTCTGTTGCTTTTGCTAAGAGTGTTAAAGAAATTCATTCTTTAGTTAAGTCCATTGATACACTAGCTAAAGCTATTGGTAAGAAAATTCAAAATCAAGATCAAAGTCCTTTAACCAATGATGCTGGTAATGGTCATAATACTACATTAATTGCAGGGGTGTTTCAGATAGTATTGACTGTGAGTTCTAAATTGACAGAATTAGAAAAAGATGTCGCAATTTCTGCTGTGCTTAAGACAAAGGTTACTGAGGCTAAAACTAAAAGTACAGAATTCTTAGCCAAGTTGAAAGGCGAAGCCGCTACACTTGGTGTGGCAAGTGGTGCTGCTACAAGTGATGATGCAAAAAAAGCTATAGATATAACTGGTGATGGCAGTAAAGGTGGTAATGAACTTAAGGCTCTCAACACATCTATTGATGCGTTGTTAAAGGATGCTGAAGCTGCAGTAACATCTGCAATTAATGCGCTTACAACACCTGTGAAACCTTAA
- a CDS encoding plasmid maintenance protein, producing MKNTKKPTNKHQHKLIVLVSTLDYVNLNIQQYTQSNILYYFNNNMKKNDQKPIKLKTLQSYLYKLEKVFKVTINYYKHLGVNMGTEIHYKLKYSKKECYRIINKHFRDKKEERHKNRVSVYLEKTCTKNSSVEKWECSNNTYNNKEKDKNNVKSIEKLQVKKYAKKCNFKSNAFLSILNLEANKNFKIQLLKAIKIAENSEYKRINDIKSNNSKLKSKQKELSKILDEIKAGLENKGYDTKQLETQIQNVYEQYKNKPHFIIEKNKYNDLKKIIGKLKKTVEFANKNTQKNERDIRDNIFSILLEQLRHKVEMSVLVPILKNYLSRQNKLEYDKVFSNHYYYELLELMEDNKNYLQLEESKKITS from the coding sequence ATGAAAAATACAAAAAAACCTACCAACAAACACCAACATAAATTAATCGTTTTAGTATCAACACTAGATTACGTGAACTTAAATATTCAGCAATACACTCAAAGCAACATACTTTATTACTTTAATAACAATATGAAAAAAAACGACCAAAAACCTATTAAACTTAAAACTCTACAAAGCTATCTCTATAAATTAGAAAAAGTATTTAAAGTAACAATTAATTATTACAAACATTTGGGTGTTAACATGGGTACTGAAATTCATTACAAACTTAAATACTCTAAAAAAGAATGTTACCGAATAATCAATAAACACTTTAGAGATAAAAAAGAAGAAAGACACAAAAACCGTGTTAGTGTATATCTTGAAAAGACTTGTACTAAAAATAGCAGTGTAGAAAAATGGGAGTGTTCTAATAATACTTATAATAATAAAGAAAAAGATAAGAACAACGTAAAATCTATAGAAAAACTACAAGTAAAAAAGTACGCTAAGAAATGCAATTTTAAATCAAATGCTTTCCTTTCTATTTTGAATTTAGAAGCGAACAAAAATTTTAAAATTCAATTACTGAAAGCAATTAAAATAGCTGAAAATAGTGAGTACAAAAGAATAAATGATATTAAATCAAATAACAGTAAACTTAAGAGTAAGCAAAAAGAATTAAGTAAAATACTAGACGAAATAAAAGCTGGTCTAGAGAATAAAGGGTATGACACCAAGCAATTAGAAACCCAAATACAAAACGTATATGAACAATATAAAAATAAACCCCACTTTATCATAGAAAAAAATAAATACAATGATTTAAAGAAGATAATAGGAAAACTTAAAAAAACAGTTGAATTTGCTAATAAAAACACACAGAAAAATGAGAGAGACATTAGGGATAATATCTTTAGCATACTTCTTGAACAATTAAGACATAAAGTAGAAATGTCGGTTTTGGTACCAATATTAAAGAATTATTTAAGCAGACAGAACAAATTAGAATATGACAAGGTATTTAGTAACCATTACTACTATGAACTTTTAGAATTAATGGAAGATAATAAAAATTATTTACAATTGGAAGAATCTAAAAAAATTACAAGTTAA